One genomic window of Scylla paramamosain isolate STU-SP2022 chromosome 20, ASM3559412v1, whole genome shotgun sequence includes the following:
- the LOC135110335 gene encoding ATP-dependent helicase brm-like isoform X4 yields MSAPSPSPGSAASPMGPPQQSLSPMPPPQATSPAVGPPQAPSPMGPPQAPSPMGPPVMSPGPAQQGPPPGPGMSPQSGPGPHHAYPQGPQGGQGWQQPPGPYLNNYQSQPSQGQQGPPSMGPGSHHPPQGPPGAPSGSTLAPPSSGAGGPNGPSPSGGSFQQENLHALQKAINTMEDKGMQNDPRYTDLVNMRAKYGTINMGPPPPTGTTTAGGTPGPSVPPGGPAYGPPGAPGGPEGQRTGLLNANQMHQLRAQIMAYRCIARNQPVPPQVTQLAQGRRPEQDPNRPMGPTMTGPAGPPSGPPSGPPPGPPTGPPSGPPAGPATGPPSGPQPGPPAGPPGPPGPPGPPGPTTMQYPRHPGPVPVVRPPYNGTGPSQTPPPPVSVMSSQPGTTGPLHGTTPRPQVPQAPTATTPVPAGGKTSRVTPVTKPSGVDPLILLQERENRLAARIAHRIDELSALPATMADDLKVKAQIELRALRLLNFQRQLRAEVVGCNRKDTTLETAINIKAYKRTKRQGLREARITEKLEKQQKLEAERKKRQKHQEYLNAVLQHGRELKEFHRQNTLKINKLNKALLMHHMNAEREKQKEQERIEKERLRRLMLEDEEGYRKLIDEKKDKRLAYLLTQTDEFIANLTEMVKAHKEDQRLKYKEERKKVREERKRAREAVSEAGEDGEKIIRIPVMESATGNIMSGLQAPTAETLEAFLAANPGWEVLPEEDSSESSDDDDHKEEEEKKEDGENELKNEKEVVGNPKEVLKKAKVEDDEYKNISGEKNYYSIAHTVKETVTQQASIMVNGQLKEYQVKGLEWLVSLYNNNLNGILADEMGLGKTIQTIALLTYLIEHKKNNGPYLIIVPLSTISNWALEFEKWAPTVQIVTYKGSPQVRRIVQNQMRATKLNVLLTTYEYIIKDKAVLSKLRWKYMIIDEGHRMKNHHCKLTQTLNTFYNAPHRLLLTGTPLQNKLPELWALLNFLLPSIFKSCSTFEQWFNAPFATTGEKVELNEEETILIIRRLHKVLRPFLLRRLKREVEAQLPDKVEYIIKCEMSGLQHVLYRSMQTRGVMLCAEDKKGQKSNTKALMNTIMQLRKLCNHPFMFQHIEEAYCNHTGFAGGIVQGPDLFRASGKFELLDRILPKLYATDHRVLLFCQMTQLMTIMEDYLMYKGFKYLRLDGMTKSEDRGELLRLFNTSREYFIFLLSTRAGGLGLNLQSADTVIIFDSDWNPHQDLQAQDRAHRIGQKNEVRVLRLMTVNTVEERILAAARYKLNMDEKVIQAGMFDQKSTGSDRRQFLQAILSNDTEEEEEEDEAPDDETINQMIARGEEEFEQFQKIDEIRRKESDRARLMAEDELPEWMLKEEESEELEEEEPEELGDRRARSKKEVDYTDSLTEKEWLRAIGAMEDDEEEVAVTKTKRGSKGKRKRQDDLDNDDDPKPKKRGRPAREKPAPKNKRLIRQMKRLMDIVIKYEDSDGRVLSEPFMKLPSRRELPDYYGVIKRPMDIVKIQSKIEEGRYEDLNDLESDFMLLCRNAQEYNEEASIIYEDSIVMQSVFLNARERIETEADNLPEEDFEEEEEEEEDEDTRPKKSKKSKGEKGRGRRKRVKYADDSDDDDDDDD; encoded by the exons ATGTCGGCTCCAAGCCCCAGTCCTGGAAGTGCTGCATCCCCCATGGGGCCGCCCCAGCAGTCCCTATCTCCCATGCCCCCACCCCAGGCCACCTCCCCAGCTGTAGGTCCTCCTCAGGCCCCTTCTCCCATGGGGCCTCCCCAGGCACCCTCCCCCATGGGACCTCCAGTCATGTCCCCTGGCCCTGCCCAGCAAGGGCCTCCTCCTGGACCTGGCATGTCACCTCAGAGTGGTCCTGGCCCCCACCATGCCTACCCCCAGGGACCACAGGGAGGACAGGGATGGCAGCAGCCTCCTGGACCCTACCTCAATAACTACCAGTCCCAGCCATCCCAAGGGCAGCAGGGTCCCCCCTCCATGGGGCCTGGcagccaccacccaccacagGGCCCACCAGGAGCACCCTCAGGGAGCACCTTGGCACCCCCCagcagtggtgctggtggcccCAATGGTCCTAGCCCCAGCGGCGGCTCCTTCCAGCAGGAGAACCTCCACGCCCTGCAGAAGGCCATCAACACCATGGAGGACAAGGGCATGCAGAATGACCCTCGTTACACTGACTTGGTCAACATGAGGGCCAAGTATGGCACCATCAACATGGGGCCACCGCCCCCCACAGGCACCACCACAGCTGGGGGTACTCCTGGCCCTTCAGTACCCCCTGGTGGGCCAGCCTATGGACCCCCTGGTGCTCCTGGAGGACCAGAGGGACAGAGGACAGGTCTTCTGAATGCCAATCAGATGCACCAGCTACGTGCACAGATCATGGCATATCGCTGCATTGCTCGCAACCAGCCAGTGCCGCCCCAGGTGACCCAGCTGGCCCAGGGCAGGCGGCCTGAACAGGACCCCAACAGACCCATGGGACCCACTATGACTGGACCTGCTGGGCCTCCTTCAGGACCTCCGAGTGGGCCTCCTCCAGGTCCTCCCACTGGCCCCCCCAGTGGACCACCAGCAGGGCCTGCCACTGGACCCCCATCAGGTCCTCAACCAGGGCCCCCAGCTGGTCCTCCTGGACCTCCAGGGCCCCCAGGACCCCCAGGCCCCACAACCATGCAATACCCCAGACACCCAG GTCCTGTACCTGTGGTGAGGCCACCCTACAATGGCACTGGACCATCCCAAACCCCACCTCCGCCCGTCAGTGTCATGAGCTCCCAGCCAGGCACCACAGGACCCCTGCACGGCACCACACCCCGCCCCCAG GTCCCACAAGCCCCAACAGCCACCACTCCAGTGCCTGCTGGAGGGAAGACCAGCCGTGTCACCCCAGTCACCAAGCCTTCAGGAGTGGATCCTCTCATTCtgctgcaggagagagaaaacag GTTGGCTGCACGCATTGCGCATCGTATCGACGAGTTGTCAGCACTGCCTGCCACCATGGCTGACGACCTCAAAGTTAAGGCACAGATTGAGCTGAGGGCATTGCGTCTCCTCAACTTCCAGCGGCAGCTGAGGGCAGAG GTGGTGGGCTGCAATCGCAAGGACACCACACTGGAGACGGCCATCAACATCAAGGCGTACAAACGCACCAAGCGTCAGGGACTGCGAGAAGCGCGTATCACCGAGAAGCTGGAGAAGCAACAGAAACTGGAGGCGGAGCGCAAGAAGCGACAGAAGCACCAGGAGTACCTCAATGCAGTCCTGCAGCATGGCCGGGAACTCAA GGAGTTCCACCGGCAAAACACACTCAAGATCAACAAGCTGAACAAGGCCCTGCTGATGCACCACATGAATGCCGAGcgagagaagcagaaggaacagGAACGCATCGAGAAGGAGCGGTTACGTCGTCTCATgctggaggatgaggaggggtaCCGCAAGCTGATCGACGAGAAGAAGGACAAACGACTGGCCTACCTCCTCACCCAGACTGACGAGTTCATTGCCAACCTGACAGAGATGGTGAAGGCACACAAAGAGGACCAACGACTCAAGTACAAGGAGGAGCGCAAGAAAGTG CGTGAGGAGAGAAAGCGAGCACGTGAGGCTGTGTCAGAGGccggggaggatggggagaagatAATCCGCATCCCTGTCATGGAGTCAGCCACTGGGAACATCATGAGTGGCCTGCAGGCACCCACAGCAGAGACCCTGGAGGCCTTCCTTGCCGCCAACCCGGGCTGGGAGGTGCTGCCTGAGGAGGATTCTTCAGAGTCTTCCGATGATGATgaccacaaggaggaggaggagaagaaggaagacggcGAGAATGAAT tgaagaacgagaaggaggtggtgggcaACCCGAAGGAGGTATTGAAAAAGGCCAAGGTGGAGGATGACGAGTACAAGAATATTTCTGGAGAGAAGAATTACTACTCCATCGCCCACACGGTGAAGGAGACTGTGACCCAGCAGGCAAGCATCATGGTCAACGGCCAGCTCAAGGAGTACCAggtcaag GGTCTTGAGTGGCTGGTGTCTCTGTACAACAACAACCTGAATGGCATCCTGGCTGACGAGATGGGGCTGGGCAAGACCATCCAGACCATTGCCCTGCTCACCTACCTCATCGAGCACAAGAAGAACAACGGCCCATACCTCATCATTGTGCCCCTCTCTACCATCTCCAACTGGGCACTTGAGTTTGAGAAATGGGCCCCCACTGTACAG ATTGTCACTTACAAAGGGTCGCCACAAGTGCGTCGCATTGTGCAGAACCAGATGCGTGCCACCAAGCTGAACGTGCTGCTCACCACCTATGAATACATCATCAAGGACAAGGCGGTGCTGTCCAAGCTGAGGTGGAAGTACATGATCATTGACGAGGGTCACCGAATGAAGAACCACCACTGCAAGCTGACCCAG ACACTGAACACCTTCTACAACGCTCCACACCGCCTGCTGCTCACCGGCACACCGCTGCAGAACAAGCTGCCAGAGTTGTGGGCTCTCCTCAACTTCCTGCTGCCCTCCATCTTCAAGTCATGCTCCACCTTTGAGCAGTGGTTCAACGCTCCCTTTGCCACCACTGgagaaaag GTGGAGCTCAACGAGGAGGAGACCATCTTGATCATCCGTCGCCTGCACAAAGTCTTGCGTCCCTTCTTGCTGCGCAGACtgaagagggaggtggaggcacAGCTGCCAGACAAG GTTGAGTACATCATCAAGTGTGAGATGTCTGGGCTGCAGCACGTGCTGTACCGCTCCATGCAGACCCGCGGCGTGATGCTGTGTGCTGAGGACAAGAAGGGCCAGAAGAGCAACACAAAGGCACTTATGAACACCATCATGCAGCTGCGAAAGTTGTGTAACCATCCCTTCATGTTCCAGCACATTGAAGAGGCCTACTGCAACCACACTGGCTTTGCAGGAGGCATTGTGCAGGG GCCTGATCTGTTCCGTGCATCAGGCAAGTTTGAGCTGCTGGACCGCATCCTGCCCAAGCTGTACGCCACAGACCACCGTGTGCTGCTCTTCTGTCAGATGACCCAGCTCATGACCATCATGGAGGACTACCTCATGTATAAAGGATTCAAGTATCTCAGACTGGATG GTATGACAAAGTCTGAAGACCGTGGGGAGCTGCTGCGTCTCTTCAACACTTCCCGCGAGTACTTCATCTTCCTGCTGTCAACTCGTGCTGGTGGTCTGGGCCTCAACCTGCAGTCAGCCGACACTGTCATCATCTTTGACTCTGATTGGAACCCCCACCAGGATCTGCAGGCCCAGGATCGTGCCCATCGTATTGGACAGAAGAATGAG GTGCGAGTGTTGCGACTGATGACAGTTAACACAGTGGAGGAGAGAATCCTTGCTGCTGCACGTTACAAGCTGAACATGGATGAGAAGGTTATCCAGGCTGGTATGTTTGACCAGAAGTCCACTGGCTCAGACCGACGCCAGTTTCTGCAGGCCATTCTCTCCAAcgacactgaggaggaggag gaggaggatgaagcgcCGGATGACGAGACTATCAACCAGATGATAGCGCGTGGCGAGGAGGAGTTTGAACAGTTCCAGAAGATTGATGAGATACGGCGGAAGGAGTCAGACCGGGCAAGACTTATGGCTGAGGATGAGCTGCCTGAGTGGatgttgaaggaagaggagtcg GAggagctagaggaggaggaaccagaAGAGCTGGGTGATCGACGGGCAAGGTcaaagaaggaggtggactaCACTGACAGCCTCACTGAGAAGGAGTGGCTGAGAGCTATTGGG GCAATggaagatgacgaggaggaggtggcagtgACCAAGACAAAGCGTGGCTCCAAGGGCAAACGCAAGCGGCAGGATGACCTGGACAATGATGACGACCCGAAGCCTAAGAAGAGAGGTCGCCCAGCGCGTGAGAAACCAGCACCAAAGAACAAGAGACTCATTCGGCAGATGAAGAGACTAATGGACATAGTTATCAAATACGAGGATAG TGATGGCCGTGTGCTGAGTGAGCCGTTCATGAAGCTACCGTCTCGTAGGGAGTTGCCAGACTACTATGGGGTCATTAAGCGACCAATGGACATCGTCAAAATACAGTCTAAAATTGAAGAGGGTCGG TACGAAGACCTCAACGACCTGGAGAGTGACTTCATGTTGCTGTGCCGCAATGCCCAGGAGTACAACGAGGAAGCATCCATCATCTACGAGGACTCTATTGTCATGCAGAGCGTCTTCCTCAATGCTCGGGAACGCATTGAGACTGAGGCAGACAACTTGCCTGAAGAAG attttgaagaagaggaagaggaggaggaagatgaagacacACGTCCAAAGAAGAGCaaaaagagtaaaggagagaagggcaGAGGCCGTAGGAAAAGGGTCAAGTATGCAGACGACTcagatgacgacgatgatgacgatgac TGA
- the LOC135110335 gene encoding transcription activator BRG1-like isoform X1 — MSAPSPSPGSAASPMGPPQQSLSPMPPPQATSPAVGPPQAPSPMGPPQAPSPMGPPVMSPGPAQQGPPPGPGMSPQSGPGPHHAYPQGPQGGQGWQQPPGPYLNNYQSQPSQGQQGPPSMGPGSHHPPQGPPGAPSGSTLAPPSSGAGGPNGPSPSGGSFQQENLHALQKAINTMEDKGMQNDPRYTDLVNMRAKYGTINMGPPPPTGTTTAGGTPGPSVPPGGPAYGPPGAPGGPEGQRTGLLNANQMHQLRAQIMAYRCIARNQPVPPQVTQLAQGRRPEQDPNRPMGPTMTGPAGPPSGPPSGPPPGPPTGPPSGPPAGPATGPPSGPQPGPPAGPPGPPGPPGPPGPTTMQYPRHPGPVPVVRPPYNGTGPSQTPPPPVSVMSSQPGTTGPLHGTTPRPQVPQAPTATTPVPAGGKTSRVTPVTKPSGVDPLILLQERENRLAARIAHRIDELSALPATMADDLKVKAQIELRALRLLNFQRQLRAEVVGCNRKDTTLETAINIKAYKRTKRQGLREARITEKLEKQQKLEAERKKRQKHQEYLNAVLQHGRELKEFHRQNTLKINKLNKALLMHHMNAEREKQKEQERIEKERLRRLMLEDEEGYRKLIDEKKDKRLAYLLTQTDEFIANLTEMVKAHKEDQRLKYKEERKKVREERKRAREAVSEAGEDGEKIIRIPVMESATGNIMSGLQAPTAETLEAFLAANPGWEVLPEEDSSESSDDDDHKEEEEKKEDGENECKDELKNEKEVVGNPKEVLKKAKVEDDEYKNISGEKNYYSIAHTVKETVTQQASIMVNGQLKEYQVKGLEWLVSLYNNNLNGILADEMGLGKTIQTIALLTYLIEHKKNNGPYLIIVPLSTISNWALEFEKWAPTVQIVTYKGSPQVRRIVQNQMRATKLNVLLTTYEYIIKDKAVLSKLRWKYMIIDEGHRMKNHHCKLTQTLNTFYNAPHRLLLTGTPLQNKLPELWALLNFLLPSIFKSCSTFEQWFNAPFATTGEKVELNEEETILIIRRLHKVLRPFLLRRLKREVEAQLPDKVEYIIKCEMSGLQHVLYRSMQTRGVMLCAEDKKGQKSNTKALMNTIMQLRKLCNHPFMFQHIEEAYCNHTGFAGGIVQGPDLFRASGKFELLDRILPKLYATDHRVLLFCQMTQLMTIMEDYLMYKGFKYLRLDGMTKSEDRGELLRLFNTSREYFIFLLSTRAGGLGLNLQSADTVIIFDSDWNPHQDLQAQDRAHRIGQKNEVRVLRLMTVNTVEERILAAARYKLNMDEKVIQAGMFDQKSTGSDRRQFLQAILSNDTEEEEEEDEAPDDETINQMIARGEEEFEQFQKIDEIRRKESDRARLMAEDELPEWMLKEEESEELEEEEPEELGDRRARSKKEVDYTDSLTEKEWLRAIGAVEDDGKEAMEDDEEEVAVTKTKRGSKGKRKRQDDLDNDDDPKPKKRGRPAREKPAPKNKRLIRQMKRLMDIVIKYEDSDGRVLSEPFMKLPSRRELPDYYGVIKRPMDIVKIQSKIEEGRYEDLNDLESDFMLLCRNAQEYNEEASIIYEDSIVMQSVFLNARERIETEADNLPEEDFEEEEEEEEDEDTRPKKSKKSKGEKGRGRRKRVKYADDSDDDDDDDD; from the exons ATGTCGGCTCCAAGCCCCAGTCCTGGAAGTGCTGCATCCCCCATGGGGCCGCCCCAGCAGTCCCTATCTCCCATGCCCCCACCCCAGGCCACCTCCCCAGCTGTAGGTCCTCCTCAGGCCCCTTCTCCCATGGGGCCTCCCCAGGCACCCTCCCCCATGGGACCTCCAGTCATGTCCCCTGGCCCTGCCCAGCAAGGGCCTCCTCCTGGACCTGGCATGTCACCTCAGAGTGGTCCTGGCCCCCACCATGCCTACCCCCAGGGACCACAGGGAGGACAGGGATGGCAGCAGCCTCCTGGACCCTACCTCAATAACTACCAGTCCCAGCCATCCCAAGGGCAGCAGGGTCCCCCCTCCATGGGGCCTGGcagccaccacccaccacagGGCCCACCAGGAGCACCCTCAGGGAGCACCTTGGCACCCCCCagcagtggtgctggtggcccCAATGGTCCTAGCCCCAGCGGCGGCTCCTTCCAGCAGGAGAACCTCCACGCCCTGCAGAAGGCCATCAACACCATGGAGGACAAGGGCATGCAGAATGACCCTCGTTACACTGACTTGGTCAACATGAGGGCCAAGTATGGCACCATCAACATGGGGCCACCGCCCCCCACAGGCACCACCACAGCTGGGGGTACTCCTGGCCCTTCAGTACCCCCTGGTGGGCCAGCCTATGGACCCCCTGGTGCTCCTGGAGGACCAGAGGGACAGAGGACAGGTCTTCTGAATGCCAATCAGATGCACCAGCTACGTGCACAGATCATGGCATATCGCTGCATTGCTCGCAACCAGCCAGTGCCGCCCCAGGTGACCCAGCTGGCCCAGGGCAGGCGGCCTGAACAGGACCCCAACAGACCCATGGGACCCACTATGACTGGACCTGCTGGGCCTCCTTCAGGACCTCCGAGTGGGCCTCCTCCAGGTCCTCCCACTGGCCCCCCCAGTGGACCACCAGCAGGGCCTGCCACTGGACCCCCATCAGGTCCTCAACCAGGGCCCCCAGCTGGTCCTCCTGGACCTCCAGGGCCCCCAGGACCCCCAGGCCCCACAACCATGCAATACCCCAGACACCCAG GTCCTGTACCTGTGGTGAGGCCACCCTACAATGGCACTGGACCATCCCAAACCCCACCTCCGCCCGTCAGTGTCATGAGCTCCCAGCCAGGCACCACAGGACCCCTGCACGGCACCACACCCCGCCCCCAG GTCCCACAAGCCCCAACAGCCACCACTCCAGTGCCTGCTGGAGGGAAGACCAGCCGTGTCACCCCAGTCACCAAGCCTTCAGGAGTGGATCCTCTCATTCtgctgcaggagagagaaaacag GTTGGCTGCACGCATTGCGCATCGTATCGACGAGTTGTCAGCACTGCCTGCCACCATGGCTGACGACCTCAAAGTTAAGGCACAGATTGAGCTGAGGGCATTGCGTCTCCTCAACTTCCAGCGGCAGCTGAGGGCAGAG GTGGTGGGCTGCAATCGCAAGGACACCACACTGGAGACGGCCATCAACATCAAGGCGTACAAACGCACCAAGCGTCAGGGACTGCGAGAAGCGCGTATCACCGAGAAGCTGGAGAAGCAACAGAAACTGGAGGCGGAGCGCAAGAAGCGACAGAAGCACCAGGAGTACCTCAATGCAGTCCTGCAGCATGGCCGGGAACTCAA GGAGTTCCACCGGCAAAACACACTCAAGATCAACAAGCTGAACAAGGCCCTGCTGATGCACCACATGAATGCCGAGcgagagaagcagaaggaacagGAACGCATCGAGAAGGAGCGGTTACGTCGTCTCATgctggaggatgaggaggggtaCCGCAAGCTGATCGACGAGAAGAAGGACAAACGACTGGCCTACCTCCTCACCCAGACTGACGAGTTCATTGCCAACCTGACAGAGATGGTGAAGGCACACAAAGAGGACCAACGACTCAAGTACAAGGAGGAGCGCAAGAAAGTG CGTGAGGAGAGAAAGCGAGCACGTGAGGCTGTGTCAGAGGccggggaggatggggagaagatAATCCGCATCCCTGTCATGGAGTCAGCCACTGGGAACATCATGAGTGGCCTGCAGGCACCCACAGCAGAGACCCTGGAGGCCTTCCTTGCCGCCAACCCGGGCTGGGAGGTGCTGCCTGAGGAGGATTCTTCAGAGTCTTCCGATGATGATgaccacaaggaggaggaggagaagaaggaagacggcGAGAATGAATGTAAGGATGAAT tgaagaacgagaaggaggtggtgggcaACCCGAAGGAGGTATTGAAAAAGGCCAAGGTGGAGGATGACGAGTACAAGAATATTTCTGGAGAGAAGAATTACTACTCCATCGCCCACACGGTGAAGGAGACTGTGACCCAGCAGGCAAGCATCATGGTCAACGGCCAGCTCAAGGAGTACCAggtcaag GGTCTTGAGTGGCTGGTGTCTCTGTACAACAACAACCTGAATGGCATCCTGGCTGACGAGATGGGGCTGGGCAAGACCATCCAGACCATTGCCCTGCTCACCTACCTCATCGAGCACAAGAAGAACAACGGCCCATACCTCATCATTGTGCCCCTCTCTACCATCTCCAACTGGGCACTTGAGTTTGAGAAATGGGCCCCCACTGTACAG ATTGTCACTTACAAAGGGTCGCCACAAGTGCGTCGCATTGTGCAGAACCAGATGCGTGCCACCAAGCTGAACGTGCTGCTCACCACCTATGAATACATCATCAAGGACAAGGCGGTGCTGTCCAAGCTGAGGTGGAAGTACATGATCATTGACGAGGGTCACCGAATGAAGAACCACCACTGCAAGCTGACCCAG ACACTGAACACCTTCTACAACGCTCCACACCGCCTGCTGCTCACCGGCACACCGCTGCAGAACAAGCTGCCAGAGTTGTGGGCTCTCCTCAACTTCCTGCTGCCCTCCATCTTCAAGTCATGCTCCACCTTTGAGCAGTGGTTCAACGCTCCCTTTGCCACCACTGgagaaaag GTGGAGCTCAACGAGGAGGAGACCATCTTGATCATCCGTCGCCTGCACAAAGTCTTGCGTCCCTTCTTGCTGCGCAGACtgaagagggaggtggaggcacAGCTGCCAGACAAG GTTGAGTACATCATCAAGTGTGAGATGTCTGGGCTGCAGCACGTGCTGTACCGCTCCATGCAGACCCGCGGCGTGATGCTGTGTGCTGAGGACAAGAAGGGCCAGAAGAGCAACACAAAGGCACTTATGAACACCATCATGCAGCTGCGAAAGTTGTGTAACCATCCCTTCATGTTCCAGCACATTGAAGAGGCCTACTGCAACCACACTGGCTTTGCAGGAGGCATTGTGCAGGG GCCTGATCTGTTCCGTGCATCAGGCAAGTTTGAGCTGCTGGACCGCATCCTGCCCAAGCTGTACGCCACAGACCACCGTGTGCTGCTCTTCTGTCAGATGACCCAGCTCATGACCATCATGGAGGACTACCTCATGTATAAAGGATTCAAGTATCTCAGACTGGATG GTATGACAAAGTCTGAAGACCGTGGGGAGCTGCTGCGTCTCTTCAACACTTCCCGCGAGTACTTCATCTTCCTGCTGTCAACTCGTGCTGGTGGTCTGGGCCTCAACCTGCAGTCAGCCGACACTGTCATCATCTTTGACTCTGATTGGAACCCCCACCAGGATCTGCAGGCCCAGGATCGTGCCCATCGTATTGGACAGAAGAATGAG GTGCGAGTGTTGCGACTGATGACAGTTAACACAGTGGAGGAGAGAATCCTTGCTGCTGCACGTTACAAGCTGAACATGGATGAGAAGGTTATCCAGGCTGGTATGTTTGACCAGAAGTCCACTGGCTCAGACCGACGCCAGTTTCTGCAGGCCATTCTCTCCAAcgacactgaggaggaggag gaggaggatgaagcgcCGGATGACGAGACTATCAACCAGATGATAGCGCGTGGCGAGGAGGAGTTTGAACAGTTCCAGAAGATTGATGAGATACGGCGGAAGGAGTCAGACCGGGCAAGACTTATGGCTGAGGATGAGCTGCCTGAGTGGatgttgaaggaagaggagtcg GAggagctagaggaggaggaaccagaAGAGCTGGGTGATCGACGGGCAAGGTcaaagaaggaggtggactaCACTGACAGCCTCACTGAGAAGGAGTGGCTGAGAGCTATTGGG GCAGTTGAGGATGATGGGAAGGAG GCAATggaagatgacgaggaggaggtggcagtgACCAAGACAAAGCGTGGCTCCAAGGGCAAACGCAAGCGGCAGGATGACCTGGACAATGATGACGACCCGAAGCCTAAGAAGAGAGGTCGCCCAGCGCGTGAGAAACCAGCACCAAAGAACAAGAGACTCATTCGGCAGATGAAGAGACTAATGGACATAGTTATCAAATACGAGGATAG TGATGGCCGTGTGCTGAGTGAGCCGTTCATGAAGCTACCGTCTCGTAGGGAGTTGCCAGACTACTATGGGGTCATTAAGCGACCAATGGACATCGTCAAAATACAGTCTAAAATTGAAGAGGGTCGG TACGAAGACCTCAACGACCTGGAGAGTGACTTCATGTTGCTGTGCCGCAATGCCCAGGAGTACAACGAGGAAGCATCCATCATCTACGAGGACTCTATTGTCATGCAGAGCGTCTTCCTCAATGCTCGGGAACGCATTGAGACTGAGGCAGACAACTTGCCTGAAGAAG attttgaagaagaggaagaggaggaggaagatgaagacacACGTCCAAAGAAGAGCaaaaagagtaaaggagagaagggcaGAGGCCGTAGGAAAAGGGTCAAGTATGCAGACGACTcagatgacgacgatgatgacgatgac TGA